Proteins encoded within one genomic window of Rossellomorea vietnamensis:
- a CDS encoding YqaA family protein encodes MSELLHTFEAWLMDYGVWGLIIVSFADSSFFPIPPDVLLIPLAIANPGSALLYALYTTIASVIGALFGWLIGKKLGRPILVRLFSEARIQKVEEYFKKFGPMALLIAGLTPVPYKIFTIFAGVSGVKIRVLVIWSIIGRGIRFFLEGAIILTLGAKAKPFIEENFTILTLAAGGVLILVYLVYLVIKKKKQTP; translated from the coding sequence ATGTCTGAACTACTTCACACGTTCGAAGCATGGTTAATGGATTACGGTGTATGGGGACTGATCATCGTCTCTTTCGCAGATTCATCTTTCTTCCCCATTCCACCTGATGTATTACTGATTCCATTGGCGATTGCCAACCCCGGCAGTGCACTGCTTTACGCACTTTATACGACGATCGCTTCCGTCATCGGAGCCCTTTTTGGATGGTTGATCGGGAAAAAGCTGGGTCGCCCGATTCTTGTTCGGCTATTCTCTGAAGCAAGAATTCAAAAAGTAGAAGAGTACTTCAAAAAGTTCGGCCCAATGGCATTACTGATTGCAGGTCTGACACCGGTCCCGTATAAGATTTTCACCATATTCGCAGGGGTTTCCGGCGTGAAGATCCGGGTACTTGTGATCTGGTCGATCATCGGCAGGGGGATTCGCTTTTTCCTGGAGGGTGCAATCATTCTCACATTGGGAGCGAAAGCAAAACCTTTTATCGAAGAGAACTTCACTATACTGACACTTGCTGCAGGCGGTGTACTGATTCTTGTCTATCTCGTCTACTTGGTCATCAAAAAGAAAAAGCAAACTCCTTGA
- a CDS encoding diacylglycerol/lipid kinase family protein, whose translation MARFSEVLLICNGKAGQGTLETLLKDAVPPLLDICNELIIHKTKEKGDAERVCRESGSRYELVVIMGGDGTIHEAINGLSVLSDRPLVAILPGGTCNDFARSLRIPMNIGQAVRLITEQPYEQEIDIVKAGERYFSNFWGTGLVAQTSDNIDVGSKSVLGKLSYYISAFQSIQDSPILNVKVTTENKVVEEEVVMLLVANGRSIGSNPLPTCINMDDGLMDIYVVKKSGFPLLKEFLVIKSTGNISEEYDDIMHIQAKEAHIELGQDEKLDMDGELYEGSRQSLRVLHKHLRFVVGASE comes from the coding sequence ATGGCGAGATTTTCGGAAGTATTGCTTATATGCAATGGCAAGGCAGGTCAAGGGACACTCGAAACCCTGTTGAAGGATGCCGTTCCCCCTTTATTGGATATCTGCAACGAACTCATCATTCATAAAACAAAAGAAAAGGGAGATGCAGAAAGGGTCTGCAGGGAATCAGGGAGTCGCTATGAGCTGGTGGTCATCATGGGCGGGGATGGTACGATCCACGAAGCCATCAATGGGCTATCTGTTCTCAGTGATCGTCCGCTTGTCGCCATTCTTCCTGGTGGCACATGTAACGATTTTGCCCGCTCCCTGCGCATTCCGATGAATATTGGACAAGCCGTCCGTCTTATAACCGAACAGCCTTATGAACAGGAAATCGACATTGTGAAAGCAGGAGAGAGGTATTTCAGTAACTTCTGGGGCACGGGATTGGTTGCCCAGACGAGCGATAATATTGATGTAGGATCAAAGAGCGTCCTCGGGAAACTGAGTTATTATATCAGTGCATTCCAATCGATTCAGGATTCACCTATCCTGAATGTGAAGGTCACGACGGAAAATAAGGTAGTGGAAGAAGAGGTCGTCATGCTGTTGGTCGCAAACGGACGTTCGATCGGATCCAATCCACTGCCTACGTGTATCAATATGGACGATGGATTGATGGACATATATGTGGTGAAGAAAAGTGGATTTCCATTGCTGAAGGAATTTCTCGTCATTAAAAGTACTGGCAATATCAGCGAAGAATATGACGATATTATGCACATTCAAGCAAAAGAAGCCCATATTGAACTCGGACAGGATGAGAAGCTTGATATGGATGGGGAACTCTATGAAGGCAGCAGGCAGTCCCTACGCGTATTACATAAGCATCTGCGCTTTGTCGTGGGAGCTTCCGAATAA
- a CDS encoding Lmo0850 family protein codes for MNNVVKENDRFKKVITKLSNVGVNISKTKSRREILHSLKQYQPLPKTLTQDS; via the coding sequence GTGAATAACGTGGTAAAGGAGAACGATCGCTTTAAAAAAGTGATAACGAAATTGTCGAACGTCGGTGTGAATATTTCAAAAACGAAATCAAGACGGGAAATTCTTCATTCACTAAAGCAGTATCAACCATTACCTAAGACGTTAACACAAGATTCATAA
- a CDS encoding CAP domain-containing protein, which yields MIRANPQLKDPNIIYPGQNIKIPGITSQSSFENQVIELTNKEREKNGLPPLQADGNLSGVALYKSRDMRDAGYFSHRSPTYGTPEEMITRFHIVYSEASENIAAGQMSPAKVVRDWMDSPVHRKNILNRAYTHVGVGYVDGGTYGSYWTQLFIAK from the coding sequence ATGATCCGTGCGAATCCCCAGTTGAAAGATCCAAACATCATTTATCCGGGTCAAAACATTAAGATCCCTGGCATCACATCCCAAAGTTCATTCGAAAACCAAGTCATTGAATTAACAAATAAGGAACGGGAGAAAAACGGCCTCCCTCCTCTTCAGGCTGACGGAAATCTCTCTGGGGTCGCTTTGTATAAGTCCCGGGATATGAGGGATGCCGGATATTTCTCCCATAGAAGCCCGACCTACGGAACCCCCGAGGAGATGATCACTCGTTTCCACATCGTATATAGCGAAGCTAGTGAAAATATCGCTGCCGGTCAAATGAGTCCTGCAAAGGTTGTCCGGGACTGGATGGACAGTCCGGTTCACCGTAAGAACATTCTCAACAGGGCCTATACACATGTAGGCGTAGGGTATGTCGATGGTGGGACTTACGGGTCGTACTGGACACAGCTGTTTATTGCGAAATAA
- a CDS encoding CBS domain-containing protein → MQVRDIMSTNVEAASNQDSLESVASKMSSRNVGSVPVVENGQVVGMITDRDIATRGLSQGAQGNVSQVMSQQVVTISPDASVEEASALMSQHQVRRLPVVENGQLVGMLALGDLAVQQKSDQSAGSALSGISQNHLR, encoded by the coding sequence ATGCAAGTACGTGATATTATGTCGACAAATGTGGAAGCAGCTTCTAACCAGGATTCACTTGAGAGCGTCGCTTCCAAGATGAGTTCCAGAAACGTTGGTTCCGTTCCTGTCGTTGAAAATGGACAGGTTGTCGGGATGATTACTGACCGCGATATTGCGACTCGTGGGCTTTCTCAAGGTGCACAGGGAAATGTCTCTCAGGTTATGTCACAGCAAGTTGTGACCATTTCTCCTGATGCATCCGTAGAAGAAGCATCGGCTTTGATGTCCCAGCATCAGGTGCGCCGTTTGCCTGTTGTGGAAAACGGTCAGCTGGTCGGGATGCTGGCTTTAGGAGATTTGGCAGTACAGCAGAAATCCGATCAAAGCGCCGGAAGCGCCTTAAGCGGAATCTCCCAGAATCACCTTCGTTAA
- a CDS encoding alanine/glycine:cation symporter family protein has product MDILNNLVTEANSILWGYILIGVLLILGLYFTIGSKFVQIRHIGEMLRLLGDKDVVEAEGEKQISSLQAFFIGAGTRIGTGNLAGVAIALAIGGPGAVFWMWLVAILGGASAFVESTLAQIYKEKDKVGFKGGPGYYMKKQLGKPWMSSIFAVTIILSFGTTFNAVQSNTIATAFSNSFGINTFVIGIVLAGLTALIIFGGVKRIANFSSFIVPIMAGFYIVLALFVVITNITEMPGVIAMIFKSAFGFEQVVGGGIGAAIMNGVKRGLFSNEAGMGSAPNAAATASVSHPVKQGFIQALGVFFDTILVCSATAFIILTSDAYGSGLTGIELSQAAMSEHFNSWAGIFLAIAIFTFAFSSIIGSYYYGEANLPFINKSKTGLMIYRFIALGMVIFGSVASLDIVWSLADFSMALMALTNLAAIGVLAPIAFKALDNYMTQRRQGLDPVFYADDIPGLKNVECWPKRQSDMPKKAVNE; this is encoded by the coding sequence ATGGATATTCTAAACAATTTAGTTACGGAAGCAAACTCCATATTATGGGGGTATATTTTAATCGGTGTACTGCTCATTTTAGGATTATACTTCACAATCGGATCTAAATTTGTTCAAATTCGCCACATAGGTGAAATGCTTCGATTATTAGGGGATAAAGATGTCGTGGAAGCAGAAGGGGAAAAGCAGATTTCTTCCTTACAGGCATTCTTTATTGGAGCAGGTACTCGAATTGGTACAGGTAATTTAGCAGGAGTAGCCATTGCCTTAGCAATTGGGGGACCTGGAGCGGTCTTCTGGATGTGGCTCGTCGCCATCCTGGGAGGAGCCAGCGCCTTTGTCGAAAGCACATTGGCACAAATTTATAAAGAAAAGGATAAGGTAGGCTTCAAAGGCGGCCCCGGCTACTATATGAAGAAACAACTGGGCAAGCCCTGGATGAGTTCGATCTTTGCGGTTACCATCATCCTTTCCTTTGGGACAACCTTTAATGCTGTCCAGAGTAATACCATCGCAACAGCCTTCAGTAATTCATTTGGCATCAATACGTTTGTCATTGGAATTGTGCTGGCCGGTTTGACTGCACTCATCATCTTTGGCGGTGTGAAACGCATAGCCAACTTTTCATCTTTCATTGTACCGATCATGGCAGGCTTTTATATTGTACTCGCTCTATTTGTCGTCATTACGAATATCACGGAAATGCCCGGCGTCATCGCCATGATTTTCAAGAGTGCCTTCGGCTTTGAACAAGTCGTCGGTGGGGGTATCGGAGCTGCAATCATGAACGGAGTAAAGCGTGGGCTATTCTCCAATGAAGCCGGAATGGGTAGTGCACCGAATGCGGCGGCTACGGCATCGGTTTCCCACCCAGTCAAGCAGGGGTTCATCCAGGCACTGGGGGTATTCTTTGATACGATTCTCGTATGTTCCGCGACGGCCTTTATCATTTTAACGTCAGACGCCTACGGTTCCGGTTTAACGGGAATCGAACTATCTCAGGCAGCCATGTCTGAACACTTTAACTCATGGGCCGGAATCTTTCTGGCGATTGCCATCTTTACCTTTGCCTTCAGTTCCATCATTGGGAGTTATTATTATGGTGAAGCCAATCTCCCATTCATTAATAAAAGCAAGACCGGCCTTATGATCTACCGCTTCATTGCACTGGGAATGGTGATCTTCGGGTCAGTCGCAAGTCTTGATATCGTCTGGAGCCTGGCTGACTTTTCAATGGCCCTGATGGCCCTTACGAACTTGGCTGCCATCGGTGTCCTGGCACCGATTGCCTTTAAAGCTTTGGACAACTATATGACGCAGCGTCGTCAAGGATTGGATCCGGTCTTCTATGCAGATGACATTCCCGGTTTAAAGAATGTCGAATGCTGGCCAAAGCGCCAAAGTGACATGCCTAAAAAAGCAGTAAATGAATAA
- the cls gene encoding cardiolipin synthase, translating into MSILSALLGVLFFLNLILAAVIIFLERKDAGATWAWLMVLFFIPFLGFILYLVFGQNLSRKRLFDWEDMKKIGIEGFIHNQIQSLKEHRFPFKNEIAFRYQDLIYMHLINNEALLTQDNEVTYYTHGEDKFEALLEDIDAADDHIHIQYYIFKKDQLGKRILKKLTEKAKKGVKVRVLYDEMGSRRTRRGFFRELLSAGGEVEVFFPSKIPFINLRLNYRNHRKLVIIDGKVGYVGGFNIGDEYLGLNPKFGYWRDTHLRIAGSSALAMQTRFILDWNQASRSKKIAYDLRYFPPPSFTGDAGVQIVTCGPDSEWEQIKNGYIKMISSAKESIYIQTPYFIPDVSLLDSLRIASLTGVDVRIMIPNKPDHLFVYWATYSYIGELLKAGAKIYIYDNGFIHAKTIVVDEVISSVGTANIDVRSFRLNFEVNAFLYDQALSENLGAVFRNDIEKSTELTMEDYHQRPLTIKVKESISRLLSPIL; encoded by the coding sequence ATGAGTATCCTATCTGCTCTTCTAGGGGTATTATTTTTTCTAAACCTGATCCTTGCCGCTGTCATCATATTCCTGGAGCGGAAAGATGCGGGAGCGACCTGGGCCTGGCTGATGGTATTGTTCTTCATTCCATTTCTGGGCTTCATCCTCTATTTGGTATTCGGGCAAAACTTGAGCAGGAAAAGGTTATTTGACTGGGAGGATATGAAAAAGATCGGAATTGAAGGCTTTATTCACAATCAGATTCAATCCTTGAAGGAACATCGTTTTCCTTTTAAAAATGAAATCGCCTTTCGTTATCAGGATCTTATTTATATGCATTTGATCAATAATGAGGCTCTATTGACCCAGGATAATGAGGTCACCTACTATACACACGGAGAAGACAAGTTTGAAGCGCTATTAGAAGACATCGACGCAGCAGATGATCATATTCATATACAATATTATATTTTCAAAAAAGATCAACTAGGTAAGCGCATCTTGAAGAAGCTCACGGAAAAAGCTAAGAAAGGCGTAAAGGTCAGGGTCCTATACGATGAAATGGGGTCCCGGCGAACGAGGCGGGGATTCTTTAGGGAACTCCTCTCTGCCGGTGGTGAGGTGGAAGTGTTTTTCCCTTCGAAGATCCCCTTTATCAACCTCCGCTTAAACTATCGAAATCACAGGAAGCTTGTGATCATTGATGGAAAAGTTGGTTATGTAGGCGGATTTAATATCGGAGATGAATACCTGGGCTTGAATCCAAAGTTCGGTTATTGGCGGGATACCCACCTCAGAATCGCCGGCAGTTCTGCACTCGCCATGCAGACAAGGTTCATCCTCGATTGGAATCAGGCCAGCCGGTCCAAGAAGATCGCCTATGACCTGCGATATTTTCCCCCGCCTTCTTTCACGGGGGATGCAGGGGTTCAGATTGTCACATGCGGCCCCGACTCGGAATGGGAGCAGATAAAAAACGGCTATATCAAAATGATTTCATCAGCCAAGGAATCGATCTACATCCAGACCCCTTATTTCATTCCAGACGTCAGTCTCCTCGATTCTTTAAGGATTGCTTCTCTTACAGGGGTGGATGTCCGGATCATGATCCCGAATAAACCCGACCATCTATTTGTCTATTGGGCGACGTATTCGTATATCGGGGAGCTCCTGAAAGCCGGAGCGAAAATTTATATTTACGATAATGGATTTATACATGCCAAAACGATTGTCGTCGATGAGGTCATTTCTTCTGTCGGTACAGCCAATATCGATGTACGAAGCTTTCGATTAAACTTCGAGGTCAATGCCTTTTTATATGATCAGGCACTCTCTGAAAATCTAGGGGCTGTGTTTAGAAACGACATTGAAAAGAGCACGGAATTAACGATGGAAGACTATCATCAAAGACCTTTGACGATCAAAGTGAAGGAATCCATATCAAGGCTGTTGTCCCCCATCTTATAG
- a CDS encoding YpbS family protein: protein MSVHKEISKHSNMQNQLVQQFMKLDEQREKAIDEAVQLCSEGKPFTTDHINQVTNEINTLARRGVVPQRKLVITEMVEEYVARLK, encoded by the coding sequence ATGAGTGTGCACAAAGAAATTTCCAAGCATTCCAACATGCAAAATCAGCTTGTTCAGCAATTTATGAAACTGGATGAGCAGAGAGAAAAAGCGATTGACGAAGCTGTTCAGCTTTGTTCTGAGGGAAAACCTTTTACAACGGATCACATTAATCAAGTAACAAATGAAATCAATACCCTGGCAAGACGCGGGGTCGTTCCGCAAAGAAAGCTTGTGATTACGGAAATGGTCGAGGAATATGTCGCGAGACTAAAATAA
- a CDS encoding DUF2187 family protein, giving the protein MENTFVYSKENANLGDTIQFKRKKHVINGVVTTLRENTVIVKMDREIAKKLDLPDDQTVVAHKNYVVTERAENDTQPVFVYDGWNSALKA; this is encoded by the coding sequence ATGGAAAATACATTCGTTTACTCAAAAGAGAATGCAAACCTTGGGGATACGATCCAATTTAAAAGAAAGAAACATGTCATCAATGGTGTCGTCACGACCTTAAGAGAAAATACCGTCATCGTGAAAATGGACAGGGAAATTGCGAAGAAACTGGATTTACCCGATGATCAAACGGTGGTAGCACATAAAAACTATGTGGTGACAGAACGAGCAGAAAACGATACACAGCCTGTATTTGTTTATGATGGGTGGAATAGCGCATTAAAAGCCTAA
- a CDS encoding MFS transporter — protein MERNVRNQIFTLQGFYLLTFFGVGSLYPLLSVYLSESVGLNGYQIGTIMSVGPIMMIFFQPIWGMVSDTTNKPTVVLGLTSLVAGIFALGYLFMDVYYGLLVVAILVAIFQSAIIPVSDSISLKYTSKVGYNYGNIRLFGSLGFGIAVFIMGRLSEGFIGPTIIFYSFFICLVLSGFLSFRFPKERAAAKLDLKAGMKELFTMKKFLIFLAVTFLVFGPNLANNVYFGLFVEDSGGTYAGIGLAFLIAVLSEVPFMRIAGGWIDKFGLLTVAALAGAASMIRWLFYFTEPSLWLVYSSAVMQGLAIGLFIPAGLRYIKEITPAHITATAVTVYSAIGNGLGNWFSTFVGGFIYETYSIYTVYLFFAVLSLLGIFLCFVLMKEEKKNALAY, from the coding sequence GTGGAAAGAAATGTGCGAAATCAGATTTTTACGTTACAAGGGTTTTATCTATTGACCTTCTTCGGGGTTGGAAGTTTATATCCTTTACTCAGTGTCTATTTAAGTGAAAGTGTGGGATTAAATGGGTATCAGATCGGTACCATTATGTCTGTCGGCCCGATCATGATGATTTTCTTTCAGCCGATATGGGGGATGGTCAGTGACACAACCAATAAGCCAACCGTCGTGTTAGGATTAACTTCCTTAGTTGCAGGGATCTTTGCGCTTGGGTATTTATTCATGGATGTTTACTATGGACTATTGGTGGTCGCGATTTTAGTTGCGATCTTCCAAAGTGCCATCATCCCCGTATCCGACAGCATCAGCTTGAAGTATACAAGTAAAGTCGGTTATAACTACGGTAATATTCGTCTGTTCGGCTCATTGGGATTCGGGATCGCCGTGTTCATCATGGGGAGGCTTTCGGAAGGATTCATCGGACCGACGATCATTTTCTACTCTTTCTTTATCTGTCTGGTCCTATCGGGATTCCTATCCTTCCGTTTTCCTAAAGAGAGAGCGGCAGCAAAACTTGATCTAAAAGCCGGGATGAAGGAATTATTCACGATGAAAAAGTTTCTGATCTTCCTGGCCGTCACGTTCCTGGTGTTCGGCCCGAATTTAGCCAATAACGTGTATTTCGGATTATTCGTTGAAGATTCAGGTGGTACGTACGCCGGAATCGGTCTCGCATTTCTGATTGCCGTCCTGTCAGAAGTACCGTTCATGAGAATCGCGGGAGGGTGGATTGATAAGTTCGGTCTCTTGACCGTAGCGGCACTGGCAGGTGCTGCATCCATGATCCGCTGGCTATTTTACTTCACAGAGCCAAGTCTATGGCTGGTATATTCTTCAGCAGTGATGCAGGGTCTTGCCATCGGATTATTCATTCCTGCGGGTCTCCGCTACATTAAAGAAATCACGCCGGCACATATTACAGCTACTGCTGTCACGGTTTATTCCGCCATCGGAAATGGCCTCGGGAATTGGTTCAGTACCTTCGTGGGAGGTTTCATCTATGAAACCTATTCCATCTACACGGTATACCTCTTCTTCGCAGTCCTGTCACTCCTTGGCATCTTCCTCTGCTTCGTCCTAATGAAAGAAGAAAAGAAGAATGCACTAGCTTACTAA
- a CDS encoding Na+/H+ antiporter NhaC family protein, whose product MNQEKGNVLALLPLIIFVSLFLGAGILSGDFYAFPVLVSIIIAAVVALAMNRKESLTSKVERFAKGAGHPDIMIMVFIFLLAGAFSGVAEKMGAVDSTVNFALSVLPGNLVIVGLFIIAAFISLSMGTSMGTIAALAPIGVGISSGADISMPLAMATVIGGAMFGDNLSFISDTTIAAVRTQKTEMKDKFKVNFFIVLPAAIITMVILFVLTMGTPSSVDAGSFDWVKIIPYLGVIIGALAGLNVFVVLIGGIVLAGMIGFADGSFTPSSYFGSVADGMTGMAEIVILSILIGGVVELIRHNGGIQAILYHATRKIKSPQGAQLATAGLVSSTNLCTANNTISIIIAGPLAKTLSDQYGVDSRKSASILDIFSCAVQGLIPYGAQALLVAEVAGISPVSIIPYAFYPVLIAVCGLIAIQFALPKFTRRSVTDTDPVRSS is encoded by the coding sequence ATGAACCAAGAAAAAGGTAATGTACTGGCTTTATTGCCCTTGATCATATTTGTTTCACTGTTCCTTGGAGCGGGGATCCTTTCAGGAGATTTTTATGCATTCCCTGTTCTCGTATCCATCATCATTGCCGCGGTTGTTGCCCTGGCGATGAATCGTAAAGAATCGTTGACCTCTAAGGTTGAACGGTTCGCAAAAGGCGCCGGGCATCCGGATATCATGATCATGGTTTTTATCTTCCTATTAGCCGGCGCGTTTTCCGGTGTAGCAGAAAAGATGGGGGCCGTTGATTCAACCGTCAACTTTGCCCTATCCGTGCTTCCTGGTAATCTGGTCATTGTTGGATTATTCATCATCGCTGCTTTCATTTCCTTATCAATGGGGACCTCCATGGGGACGATCGCCGCACTTGCCCCGATAGGAGTGGGCATCAGCTCAGGAGCCGACATTTCCATGCCCCTTGCTATGGCCACCGTTATCGGGGGAGCGATGTTCGGGGATAACTTATCGTTCATCTCGGATACAACGATTGCAGCTGTACGCACACAGAAAACAGAAATGAAGGACAAGTTCAAGGTGAACTTCTTCATTGTATTACCGGCAGCCATCATCACCATGGTGATTCTTTTTGTCCTTACGATGGGGACTCCATCCTCCGTCGACGCAGGAAGCTTCGATTGGGTTAAAATCATTCCTTACCTTGGAGTCATCATCGGTGCCCTTGCAGGATTGAACGTATTTGTCGTCTTAATAGGCGGGATTGTGTTGGCAGGAATGATCGGATTTGCGGATGGAAGCTTCACCCCATCGAGTTACTTTGGCAGTGTAGCCGACGGGATGACAGGTATGGCAGAGATTGTGATCCTTTCCATCCTGATCGGTGGAGTCGTCGAACTCATTCGTCACAATGGCGGGATTCAAGCGATCCTTTACCATGCCACGCGTAAGATCAAATCTCCTCAAGGAGCACAGCTTGCTACAGCAGGTTTAGTCAGTTCGACGAATCTTTGCACAGCCAATAACACGATTTCCATTATCATCGCAGGACCACTGGCCAAAACGCTTAGCGATCAGTATGGCGTAGATTCCCGTAAGTCAGCCAGTATCCTCGATATTTTCTCTTGTGCCGTTCAAGGGTTGATCCCATACGGTGCACAGGCACTGTTAGTGGCGGAAGTAGCCGGCATATCACCTGTCAGCATCATCCCATATGCCTTCTACCCTGTCCTGATTGCCGTTTGCGGACTGATTGCGATTCAATTCGCCCTTCCTAAGTTCACCCGGAGATCCGTTACGGATACAGACCCGGTCCGGTCTTCTTAA
- a CDS encoding (S)-benzoin forming benzil reductase: MDYAIVTGATRGLGESVARLFIEKGIGMINISRSDNDSLQQLAREKEVSYEFFPCDLSQSGQTEAVFREVGSKVFGSEAETVYVVQNAGVVTPINTSGEVENEALETSVHVNLLSPMIATNELLKAAKGSESKMIMVNISSGAGSRPVYGWSTYCATKAGVNMLTETVSLELSNTHSRHQVIAFSPGVMDTDMQGEIRSSSKEAFAEVESFQRYKEEGMLRSPDTVGDALVTLVTKTDIESGKLYHVNDLL, from the coding sequence ATGGATTACGCAATCGTGACTGGAGCAACAAGGGGATTAGGGGAGTCCGTCGCCAGGCTGTTTATTGAAAAAGGCATCGGCATGATCAATATTTCCCGTTCGGATAATGACAGCTTACAACAGCTTGCACGTGAAAAAGAAGTCTCGTATGAATTCTTTCCCTGTGATCTATCTCAATCGGGACAAACAGAAGCGGTTTTCCGCGAAGTAGGGTCAAAGGTATTTGGCTCTGAAGCAGAGACGGTATATGTCGTTCAGAATGCCGGCGTGGTGACCCCGATCAATACGTCGGGTGAAGTGGAAAATGAGGCATTGGAAACGAGTGTGCATGTCAATCTGCTATCACCTATGATCGCCACCAATGAATTGCTTAAAGCAGCCAAAGGCTCTGAATCGAAGATGATCATGGTCAACATCAGTTCAGGAGCGGGAAGCCGTCCCGTTTATGGCTGGAGTACGTATTGTGCGACGAAGGCGGGAGTCAATATGCTGACTGAAACGGTGAGCCTTGAGCTCTCAAATACGCATAGCCGTCATCAGGTCATCGCCTTCAGTCCGGGAGTGATGGATACGGATATGCAGGGGGAAATCCGCTCGTCCTCCAAAGAAGCCTTTGCCGAGGTTGAATCGTTCCAGCGCTACAAAGAAGAGGGGATGCTGCGCAGCCCGGACACGGTAGGGGATGCACTGGTGACTCTCGTAACCAAAACCGATATTGAAAGTGGCAAACTGTATCATGTGAATGATTTGTTATAA
- a CDS encoding divergent polysaccharide deacetylase family protein: MRTLVICLLMTFSIPMSVSARNILPLPAHQNELAIVIDDLGNDMKGTEEILSLPVTLTIAVMPFLPTTKDDAEKAHKNGHEVIVHLPMEPMSGKASWLGPGAITTSLSDEEIKKRVEEALEEVPYAVGVNHHMGSKATADERVMRIVLGICKERGLFYLDSKTTGKSVIPKLAKELGVPYLENELFFDDVYTIQHIGKQARLLSKALDRDDATIAIGHVGVTGMKVATMLKEFLPLYEKKASIVPLSDLIPEYHLIDESMP; this comes from the coding sequence ATGAGAACCCTTGTTATCTGTTTGCTTATGACGTTTTCTATACCTATGTCCGTTTCAGCAAGAAACATCCTTCCCCTTCCGGCACATCAGAATGAACTCGCGATTGTGATCGATGATTTAGGAAACGACATGAAAGGGACAGAGGAAATTCTGAGCCTTCCTGTCACTTTGACGATCGCGGTCATGCCTTTTCTCCCAACGACCAAGGATGATGCGGAAAAGGCCCATAAAAATGGACATGAGGTCATCGTCCATCTTCCTATGGAACCGATGTCAGGGAAAGCGAGCTGGCTCGGGCCGGGGGCCATCACGACCTCACTATCCGATGAAGAAATCAAGAAGAGAGTGGAGGAGGCCCTGGAAGAGGTACCTTATGCAGTGGGAGTCAATCATCATATGGGCTCGAAGGCCACCGCCGATGAGCGGGTCATGAGGATTGTACTCGGCATATGCAAGGAAAGGGGTTTATTTTATCTGGATAGTAAAACAACAGGAAAGAGTGTCATTCCGAAGCTGGCAAAGGAATTGGGCGTCCCATACCTTGAAAACGAATTATTCTTTGATGATGTCTACACGATCCAGCACATTGGGAAGCAGGCGAGACTCCTTTCAAAGGCATTGGATCGGGATGATGCGACCATCGCGATCGGGCATGTAGGGGTTACAGGCATGAAGGTCGCCACCATGTTAAAAGAATTTCTCCCCCTTTATGAGAAAAAAGCATCAATCGTGCCCCTGTCAGATCTCATCCCCGAATATCATTTGATCGATGAAAGCATGCCTTGA
- a CDS encoding helix-hairpin-helix domain-containing protein gives MSRKSAKLPLTDQERSALRKAKIRLGDLHECSPELLREKLNITMERSRYLVGMSIFQQIPSIGPNMAHNVVEDLGFYTFEEIKGEKGEDLIIDLEKKYGVWMDPCVEDSLRCVVHHANHPESTHNWWDFTTERKTYRQTHGYPKDRPTKAWDQ, from the coding sequence GTGAGCAGAAAAAGCGCAAAACTTCCATTGACTGATCAGGAGAGGTCAGCCCTCCGTAAAGCCAAGATACGACTCGGGGATCTACATGAATGTTCTCCTGAACTTCTCCGGGAGAAACTGAACATTACAATGGAAAGATCCCGTTACTTAGTCGGCATGTCCATATTCCAACAGATCCCTTCTATTGGACCCAATATGGCTCACAATGTTGTAGAGGATCTTGGATTTTATACCTTCGAAGAAATCAAGGGAGAGAAGGGGGAAGATCTTATCATCGACTTAGAAAAGAAGTACGGTGTGTGGATGGATCCATGCGTAGAAGACTCACTCAGATGTGTCGTCCACCACGCCAATCACCCTGAAAGCACCCATAACTGGTGGGATTTCACAACAGAAAGAAAAACATATCGCCAAACCCACGGCTACCCTAAAGACCGCCCCACCAAAGCCTGGGATCAATAG